A window of Mucilaginibacter paludis DSM 18603 contains these coding sequences:
- the folP gene encoding dihydropteroate synthase gives MAKDTFFRKKMTLNAGGKLIDLNSPKIMGIINITPDSFYAESRKMSLDSALLQAEKMLSDGADFLDIGAYSSRPGAADISVQEETDRLLPFIEVIVKEHPETILSIDTFRSTVAKTAIKAGAHLINDISGGTLDEDMFKTVADLQVPYILMHIKGTPQNMIKQAEYADVFGEVFDFFVNRYHQLKTLGVHDVIIDPGFGFAKTQEHNYALMARLQEFERLELPVLVGISRKRMVYHLTGGSAADALNGTTVLNTIALTKGANILRVHDVKEAVEALNIWKMCC, from the coding sequence ATGGCTAAAGATACGTTTTTTCGGAAAAAGATGACCCTGAATGCAGGTGGTAAACTGATTGATCTGAATTCGCCAAAGATCATGGGTATTATCAACATCACGCCCGACTCATTTTATGCCGAAAGCCGGAAGATGAGCCTGGATTCTGCCTTACTACAGGCTGAAAAAATGCTGTCGGACGGTGCCGATTTCCTGGATATTGGCGCTTATTCGTCGCGCCCCGGTGCTGCTGATATTTCTGTGCAGGAAGAGACCGATCGCCTTTTACCTTTTATTGAGGTTATCGTAAAAGAACATCCGGAAACTATTTTATCTATAGATACCTTCCGCTCGACTGTTGCCAAAACGGCTATTAAAGCGGGGGCACATCTAATTAACGATATTTCTGGCGGCACATTGGATGAGGACATGTTTAAAACCGTGGCCGATCTGCAGGTACCGTACATTTTGATGCATATCAAAGGAACTCCGCAAAACATGATTAAACAAGCTGAATATGCCGATGTATTTGGCGAAGTGTTTGACTTTTTTGTTAACCGGTATCACCAATTGAAAACCCTGGGTGTACACGATGTTATTATTGACCCCGGCTTCGGCTTTGCCAAAACACAGGAGCACAACTACGCGTTAATGGCACGCTTGCAGGAGTTTGAGCGGCTTGAACTACCTGTTTTAGTTGGCATATCCAGAAAGAGGATGGTATATCACCTTACCGGCGGCTCAGCCGCCGACGCCCTGAACGGCACCACGGTATTAAACACAATAGCGCTAACCAAAGGAGCGAATATTTTGCGCGTGCATGATGTTAAAGAAGCCGTAGAGGCCCTGAATATCTGGAAAATGTGTTGTTAA
- the creD gene encoding cell envelope integrity protein CreD, with protein sequence MIQEIENQKRVSWFKESVIVKLSIIAALILLLLIPSAWIQNLITEREGTHQQVLDDISNNWSGSQLIQGPILIVPYKREIKELDSNKKEVIRLINETLYVLPQNLNIKANVITDVLHRGIFDAVVFNSKVLINGNFGKLELVKQGIDPSWVQYDKVRLVFSISDLKGLKSNPVLQLNGQKFTAEPDFGAQSPLDKGLQVSFSLPKDDELNFNFDLDLKGSDELSFLHTGKTTNVEVSSSWLSPKFDGRYLPDTRIINKSGFSAKWRMLYYNRPFPQQWVNDMNMLTGKKIDDAIFGVKLRLPVDQYQKTMRTTKYSTLVILLTFVSLFFTELIRKQRIHVFNYILIGAAMVIYYTLLLSFSEQLGYNLAYLIASVATITLIAAFTSSLLKNKQVALLFGFILSTLYGFIFILIQLEQLSLMIGSILLFIVISLLMYFSRKINWEKH encoded by the coding sequence ATGATACAAGAGATCGAAAATCAAAAACGCGTTAGCTGGTTTAAAGAGTCGGTGATAGTCAAGCTGTCAATTATTGCAGCGCTCATTCTTTTACTGCTGATCCCATCCGCCTGGATCCAAAACCTGATTACTGAGCGGGAAGGTACCCATCAGCAGGTATTGGATGACATATCGAATAATTGGTCGGGCAGCCAGCTCATACAGGGCCCTATACTCATTGTACCCTATAAAAGAGAAATTAAGGAGCTTGATAGCAATAAAAAAGAAGTAATCAGGCTGATAAACGAAACTTTGTATGTGCTGCCGCAAAACCTGAATATCAAAGCCAATGTAATTACCGATGTTTTGCATCGCGGTATATTTGACGCCGTGGTATTTAACTCCAAAGTATTGATTAATGGTAATTTCGGTAAGCTGGAATTGGTTAAGCAGGGTATTGATCCGTCATGGGTACAATACGACAAGGTGCGCCTTGTTTTTAGCATATCCGATTTAAAAGGTTTAAAAAGCAACCCGGTACTGCAACTCAACGGGCAAAAGTTTACCGCCGAACCCGATTTTGGTGCCCAAAGCCCTTTGGACAAAGGCTTACAGGTGAGTTTCAGTTTACCAAAGGATGATGAGCTTAACTTTAATTTTGATCTGGACTTAAAAGGGAGCGATGAATTATCTTTTTTACACACGGGCAAAACCACTAATGTTGAAGTGAGCAGCAGCTGGCTAAGTCCTAAATTTGATGGTCGCTATCTACCCGATACCCGGATCATTAACAAAAGCGGGTTTAGTGCCAAATGGCGGATGCTTTACTATAATCGCCCGTTCCCTCAGCAATGGGTTAACGATATGAATATGCTAACAGGTAAAAAAATCGACGATGCCATTTTCGGCGTAAAACTGCGCTTACCGGTTGATCAGTATCAAAAAACCATGCGCACCACCAAATATTCAACCCTGGTTATCCTACTCACCTTTGTGTCGCTATTTTTCACAGAACTGATCAGGAAACAACGCATCCATGTTTTCAATTATATCCTCATCGGCGCCGCAATGGTTATTTATTATACTTTGCTACTCTCCTTTTCAGAGCAATTAGGCTATAATCTGGCCTATTTGATAGCCTCGGTGGCAACTATTACGCTGATAGCCGCTTTCACGTCATCATTGCTCAAAAACAAACAGGTTGCGCTTTTATTTGGCTTCATCCTCAGTACACTTTACGGGTTTATATTTATTTTGATCCAACTGGAACAACTATCACTCATGATAGGCAGTATACTGCTATTTATCGTTATTTCTTTATTGATGTATTTCTCCAGAAAAATTAACTGGGAAAAGCATTAA
- a CDS encoding reverse transcriptase domain-containing protein has product MVTNHKKVEAEGKQGELFKRRRREIPDAERVETLRGKLYQKAKQERKYKFYVLYDKLFIPYMLRAAWKQVKANDGVAGIDGIRISDVERGGVETYLHTLGEELRKQTYRPEAVKRVMIPKANGGERPLGIPTVKDRIAQTVCKMILEPIFEADFKEVSHGFRPGRSSKDAMTAIKGHLQAGKTEVFDADLSKYFDTIPHDKLLKTLKERISDPRILRLISMWLKVPVFEDGQFKGGKKNEFWHPTRRRDITVAV; this is encoded by the coding sequence ATGGTAACAAATCATAAGAAGGTCGAAGCAGAAGGGAAGCAGGGCGAGCTGTTTAAAAGACGGCGGCGTGAGATCCCGGATGCGGAAAGAGTAGAAACACTCCGGGGGAAACTATATCAGAAAGCCAAGCAGGAGCGGAAGTACAAGTTTTATGTGCTGTATGATAAGCTGTTCATACCGTATATGCTAAGGGCAGCGTGGAAACAGGTTAAAGCCAATGACGGCGTAGCCGGAATAGACGGAATCCGGATATCAGATGTAGAACGGGGAGGCGTAGAAACCTACCTGCACACACTGGGAGAAGAATTACGAAAGCAAACCTACCGTCCGGAAGCAGTAAAACGGGTGATGATCCCGAAGGCCAATGGCGGGGAACGGCCCTTAGGCATACCCACGGTAAAAGACAGGATAGCCCAGACGGTATGTAAAATGATCCTTGAGCCGATATTCGAAGCAGACTTTAAAGAAGTTTCGCACGGGTTCAGGCCTGGGCGGAGTTCAAAGGATGCGATGACAGCGATCAAGGGGCATTTGCAGGCAGGGAAGACGGAAGTATTTGATGCAGACTTAAGCAAGTATTTCGACACGATCCCGCATGATAAACTGCTAAAAACGCTCAAAGAGAGGATCAGCGATCCAAGGATACTAAGACTGATCAGCATGTGGCTGAAAGTGCCTGTATTTGAGGACGGACAGTTTAAGGGCGGGAAGAAAAATGAGTTTTGGCACCCCACAAGGCGGCGTGATATCACCGTTGCTGTCTAA
- a CDS encoding shikimate kinase → MLAETNSPAHPEQQTGVIFLIGFMGCGKTTLGRKLANRLGYQFFDLDDELEKRAAMSIPDYFRDYGEAKFRELESLVLKQTNYPANAIVSTGGGLPCFFDHIDWMNSRGKTLYVKLSPRTLADRLENGKADRPLLREKHGDALIAFIEEKLAEREVFYNRATFVVDGLNLNAEKAEQIIKN, encoded by the coding sequence ATGCTTGCAGAAACTAACTCACCAGCTCATCCGGAGCAACAAACCGGCGTTATATTCCTCATCGGGTTTATGGGTTGCGGTAAAACAACGCTGGGCCGCAAACTGGCCAACAGGCTGGGCTATCAATTTTTTGACCTGGATGATGAATTGGAAAAGCGGGCCGCAATGAGCATCCCCGATTATTTTCGCGATTACGGCGAGGCTAAGTTCAGGGAGCTGGAGTCCCTTGTGTTAAAACAAACTAATTATCCGGCTAATGCCATCGTATCAACCGGCGGGGGCTTGCCCTGCTTTTTTGATCATATAGATTGGATGAACAGCCGCGGCAAAACCCTGTACGTTAAGCTTTCGCCCCGCACGCTGGCCGACAGGCTGGAAAATGGCAAAGCCGACAGGCCTTTGCTACGCGAAAAGCATGGAGATGCGCTGATTGCTTTTATTGAAGAAAAGTTAGCAGAGCGCGAGGTGTTTTATAACCGGGCTACTTTTGTGGTGGATGGTTTGAATTTGAATGCCGAAAAAGCGGAGCAGATTATTAAAAACTGA
- a CDS encoding phosphoribosyltransferase family protein, with translation MPDKKILVLNKQQIQQKIDRMAYQVLEDNLDEEEVIIAGILPRGNFVAERLKTVLDNIAPFKSRLINLDLDKDSSSLKAKLDIDVQECANKVIILVDDVLSSGKTLAYGLGVFLDVPLKKMRTLVLIDRNHKSFPIATDFTGIALSTVLKEHVDVVLNQPDEEDAVYLR, from the coding sequence ATGCCCGACAAAAAGATACTTGTTTTAAACAAACAGCAAATACAGCAAAAAATTGACCGTATGGCTTACCAGGTTTTAGAGGATAACCTGGACGAGGAAGAAGTTATTATAGCCGGGATACTGCCCCGCGGAAATTTTGTAGCCGAACGTTTAAAAACTGTTTTGGATAACATTGCGCCCTTTAAAAGCAGGCTCATCAATCTGGATCTGGATAAAGACAGTTCGAGCTTAAAGGCAAAATTGGACATTGATGTACAGGAATGTGCCAATAAGGTTATTATTTTGGTTGACGATGTATTGAGCAGTGGAAAAACCTTAGCTTATGGTTTGGGCGTATTTTTGGATGTTCCGCTAAAAAAAATGCGCACGCTGGTACTGATAGACCGCAACCACAAAAGCTTCCCCATAGCAACCGATTTTACAGGGATAGCCTTATCTACAGTACTGAAAGAACACGTGGACGTAGTGCTCAATCAACCCGACGAAGAAGACGCCGTTTATTTACGATAG
- the rlmD gene encoding 23S rRNA (uracil(1939)-C(5))-methyltransferase RlmD produces the protein MANRTAFTKKIIENVTIIDIADEGKGVGKTDELVVFVEKAIPGDVVEVEIYKKKKNFAEGKIAKLINPSEYRTDAFCEHFGVCGGCKWQHMIYDAQLVYKQKSVIDSLQRLAKVELTGLIPILPSSQTVYYRNKLEYTFSNKRWLYDGENRDDNVDMNALGFHVPGRFDKILEVNHCYLQADPSNQIRNRIGDYAREHQLSFYDLRAHEGALRNLVIRTSATTGELMVIVVFAYADQEQIDHLMAFVAAEFPQISSLLYIINQKKNDTIFDQEVIAYRGPEYIHEEMPSGGKMIRFRIGAKSFYQTNSIQALRLYEITRDFAGFKGHELVYDLYTGAGTIANFIAAHVKEVVGVEYVPQAIEDAKINSGINGITNTKFFAGDMKDVLVADFVAEHGKPDVIITDPPRAGMHPDVVNRLMEIEAEKIVYVSCNAATQARDLLVLKEKYDVMKIQPVDMFPHTQHVENVVLLVLKGF, from the coding sequence ATGGCTAATAGAACTGCATTTACAAAAAAAATTATAGAGAACGTTACCATCATCGATATCGCCGACGAAGGCAAGGGCGTGGGCAAAACCGACGAGCTGGTGGTTTTTGTTGAAAAAGCCATACCAGGCGATGTGGTTGAGGTAGAGATCTATAAAAAGAAAAAAAACTTCGCCGAAGGCAAAATAGCAAAGCTGATCAACCCATCCGAGTACCGTACCGATGCCTTTTGCGAGCATTTTGGTGTTTGCGGCGGCTGTAAATGGCAGCACATGATTTACGATGCGCAACTGGTTTACAAACAAAAATCTGTGATCGATTCGTTACAGCGCCTGGCTAAAGTTGAGCTTACCGGCCTGATCCCTATTTTACCATCAAGCCAAACAGTTTACTATCGTAATAAGCTCGAATATACTTTTTCTAACAAACGCTGGCTTTATGATGGCGAAAACCGGGACGACAATGTGGACATGAATGCCCTGGGTTTCCATGTACCTGGTCGTTTTGATAAGATCCTGGAGGTTAACCATTGCTATTTACAAGCCGATCCTTCAAACCAGATCAGGAACCGGATTGGCGATTACGCCCGCGAACACCAGCTTAGCTTTTACGATTTACGGGCCCACGAAGGCGCTTTACGTAACCTCGTTATCCGCACATCGGCAACCACCGGCGAACTCATGGTGATTGTTGTTTTCGCTTACGCGGATCAGGAACAAATAGACCATTTGATGGCTTTTGTAGCTGCGGAGTTTCCGCAGATCAGTTCTCTGCTCTATATTATCAATCAAAAAAAGAACGATACCATATTTGATCAGGAGGTAATAGCTTACCGTGGCCCTGAATATATCCACGAGGAAATGCCCTCGGGCGGTAAAATGATCCGATTCCGTATCGGGGCGAAATCTTTTTACCAAACCAACTCTATCCAAGCCTTGCGCCTGTACGAAATAACCCGCGATTTTGCAGGCTTTAAGGGCCACGAACTGGTTTATGATTTATACACCGGCGCGGGCACCATTGCCAACTTTATAGCGGCCCACGTAAAAGAGGTAGTTGGCGTGGAGTATGTGCCGCAAGCCATTGAGGATGCCAAAATCAATTCGGGTATTAACGGTATCACCAATACCAAATTTTTTGCCGGCGATATGAAGGATGTACTGGTGGCCGATTTTGTAGCCGAGCACGGTAAACCCGATGTAATTATTACCGACCCGCCACGTGCCGGTATGCACCCCGATGTTGTAAACCGCCTGATGGAAATTGAGGCTGAAAAGATTGTATATGTAAGCTGTAACGCGGCTACACAAGCCCGCGATTTGCTGGTACTTAAAGAAAAATATGATGTAATGAAGATACAGCCGGTAGATATGTTTCCGCATACACAACACGTGGAAAACGTAGTTCTGCTGGTGCTGAAGGGGTTTTGA
- a CDS encoding BT_3928 family protein codes for MSSTITNNTHTRNSWALWFCRIFVGVLFIFSGLIKANDPLGFSYKLEEYFEVFHTTFLNGLAVELAIFLCALEMFFGFALLIGAYSKKIAWGLLLLIVFFSFLTFYSAAFKVVQTCGCFGDAIVLTPWQSFSKDLVLFVLIIVIFINRDKIHPLFKNESAEKGIIIVATILSFGVGIYTYNFLPVIDFLPYKIGANIPDEMKTPPGAKADEYELTYHLKNKKTGETKVMTNAEYLKTAIWKDSNWQIMGEPESRLLKKGFSPKIVDLAISDAQGNDYTKELLSNPFYNVIIVAYNLDKTNAEAINKLNAITLDLAKNYNIRTVLLTSNSAQDADAFSKAHHLFSEVFYADAVPLKSMVRASPGVLLLKNGTIINKWHYHSVPTYDNIVKQYLNQE; via the coding sequence ATGTCATCTACCATCACCAACAATACACACACACGCAATAGCTGGGCACTATGGTTTTGCCGCATCTTTGTGGGGGTACTGTTCATCTTTTCGGGCCTGATCAAGGCTAACGATCCGCTGGGTTTTTCCTATAAGCTGGAAGAATATTTTGAGGTTTTTCACACAACCTTTCTGAACGGATTGGCTGTTGAACTTGCCATTTTTTTATGCGCGCTCGAAATGTTTTTTGGCTTTGCGCTTCTCATAGGCGCTTATAGCAAAAAAATTGCCTGGGGGCTGTTATTGCTGATTGTTTTTTTTAGCTTTCTTACCTTTTATTCAGCAGCATTCAAAGTAGTGCAAACCTGCGGTTGCTTTGGCGATGCCATTGTGCTTACTCCATGGCAGTCGTTCAGTAAGGATCTGGTATTGTTTGTGCTCATTATCGTCATTTTTATTAACCGGGATAAAATACACCCCTTGTTTAAAAACGAGAGTGCCGAAAAAGGGATCATTATTGTTGCCACCATACTATCCTTTGGTGTGGGCATCTATACCTATAACTTTTTACCGGTAATTGATTTTTTGCCTTATAAAATTGGAGCCAATATCCCGGATGAAATGAAAACGCCGCCCGGAGCCAAAGCGGATGAGTACGAGTTAACCTATCATCTGAAAAATAAAAAGACCGGCGAAACTAAGGTGATGACTAATGCCGAATACTTGAAAACCGCCATCTGGAAAGATAGTAACTGGCAAATTATGGGCGAGCCGGAAAGCCGCCTGTTAAAAAAAGGTTTTTCGCCTAAAATAGTCGACCTGGCTATTAGCGATGCTCAAGGCAATGATTATACTAAAGAGCTACTGTCAAATCCGTTTTATAACGTGATCATCGTGGCCTATAACCTGGATAAAACCAATGCCGAGGCCATTAACAAATTAAACGCGATAACCCTCGATCTGGCAAAAAATTATAATATCCGCACCGTATTACTCACCTCCAACTCCGCGCAGGATGCAGACGCCTTCAGCAAGGCACATCACCTGTTCAGCGAAGTTTTTTATGCCGATGCCGTTCCACTTAAAAGTATGGTAAGGGCGAGCCCGGGAGTTTTATTATTAAAAAACGGAACCATTATCAACAAGTGGCATTATCATTCGGTGCCTACTTATGATAACATTGTAAAACAGTATTTGAATCAGGAGTAA
- a CDS encoding ABC transporter permease, with product MINYTLRKIGYGLAVMLGVVGVVFFLFNILPVDPARMTQGQRADVQSLQAVRKEFGLDKSIPVQFAYYLNDLSPIGIHADNAEEKDRYHYVRLFTFNHNVVALKWPYLRRSYQTRKDVAATLLDVIPNTLILAATAMIFATFIGIFLGVVSAVNKNSWIDKLSVGFSIIGISAPSFFAGILIAWVFGFVLSKYTGLNMSGSLYSYDPFRGEVLTLRNLILPMITLGLRPLAVIVQLTRSAMLDVLDQNYIRTAKAKGLDNRTIIYKHALKNALNPVVTAIASWFASLLAGSFFVEYIFGYNGLGKATVNALEMSDFPVVMGSILFIAFIFVVINILVDLLYAWIDPRVKLI from the coding sequence ATGATCAACTATACCCTTCGCAAAATTGGTTACGGATTGGCGGTAATGCTGGGCGTAGTTGGCGTAGTTTTCTTCTTGTTTAATATACTTCCGGTTGATCCGGCCCGGATGACTCAGGGGCAGCGGGCTGATGTGCAATCGTTGCAGGCGGTTCGTAAAGAGTTTGGACTGGATAAATCAATTCCGGTACAGTTTGCCTATTACCTCAATGATCTGTCGCCCATCGGTATCCATGCCGATAACGCCGAGGAGAAAGACCGTTACCACTATGTCCGCTTATTTACCTTTAACCATAATGTAGTGGCCCTTAAATGGCCTTATTTGCGCCGGTCGTACCAAACCCGTAAAGATGTAGCCGCTACCTTGTTGGATGTAATACCCAATACCTTAATATTAGCTGCCACGGCTATGATATTTGCCACCTTTATCGGTATCTTTTTGGGCGTAGTAAGCGCGGTTAATAAAAACTCATGGATTGATAAGCTCTCGGTAGGCTTCTCCATCATCGGCATCTCGGCCCCATCTTTTTTTGCCGGTATATTAATTGCCTGGGTATTTGGTTTTGTGCTCAGTAAATATACCGGCCTCAATATGTCGGGCAGTTTATATAGTTATGATCCCTTTAGGGGGGAGGTACTTACTTTGCGAAACCTGATTTTGCCCATGATAACCCTGGGTTTACGCCCATTGGCCGTTATAGTGCAATTAACCCGAAGCGCCATGCTGGATGTGCTTGATCAGAATTATATCCGCACTGCTAAAGCCAAAGGCTTGGATAACCGTACCATCATTTATAAACATGCGTTAAAAAATGCGCTTAACCCCGTTGTAACCGCTATAGCATCGTGGTTTGCATCCTTGCTGGCGGGCTCGTTTTTTGTGGAATACATATTCGGTTATAACGGGCTGGGCAAGGCAACGGTTAATGCGCTCGAAATGTCGGACTTTCCGGTGGTAATGGGTTCCATACTCTTTATCGCCTTTATTTTTGTGGTGATCAATATCCTGGTAGACCTGCTTTACGCCTGGATTGATCCCCGCGTGAAATTGATTTGA
- a CDS encoding reverse transcriptase domain-containing protein — translation MISPLLSNIYLHLLDRIVTKPESIFSRMGVSIVRYADDFVLMGKVIPKEVLDRLKMILGKMGLTLNELKSKQIQSEQAPFSFLGHTIRYDKSLVSRNGRYWNISPSKKSEQRLRSGLSEYLKKHGHSPASEIVEELNSRIRGWLNYYIIKGVSYVQVSKRRLRNYLHEKLNRYYNRKSQRKCKLYRQRAFEALVQKKGLIDPTKYAF, via the coding sequence GTGATATCACCGTTGCTGTCTAATATCTATCTACATCTACTGGACCGGATAGTAACAAAACCGGAAAGTATATTTAGCAGGATGGGCGTATCGATAGTCAGATACGCGGACGATTTCGTACTGATGGGGAAGGTCATACCTAAGGAAGTACTTGACAGACTGAAAATGATACTGGGGAAGATGGGATTGACCTTGAATGAACTCAAGAGCAAACAAATCCAATCGGAACAGGCGCCTTTCAGCTTCCTGGGGCACACGATCCGGTACGACAAGAGCCTGGTGTCCAGAAATGGACGCTACTGGAATATATCTCCGAGCAAAAAATCAGAGCAGCGATTGCGGAGTGGGTTAAGTGAATATCTGAAAAAGCACGGTCATAGTCCGGCAAGTGAAATAGTAGAAGAGCTTAATAGTCGTATCCGGGGATGGCTGAACTACTATATCATAAAAGGAGTCAGCTACGTACAGGTGAGCAAACGTCGGTTACGAAATTATCTTCACGAAAAGCTCAATCGCTACTACAACCGCAAGAGCCAAAGAAAGTGTAAGCTTTACAGACAAAGAGCTTTTGAGGCCTTGGTTCAAAAGAAAGGACTAATAGACCCAACAAAATACGCTTTCTGA
- a CDS encoding Rpn family recombination-promoting nuclease/putative transposase, which translates to MEQKIGRFIDPLSDFGFKRLFGSEPQKDILIDFLNQLFLGQKEIADLTYSPTEYAGDTDKIKKVFFDLHCTGKNGEKFIIEMQKAEQRNFKDRAVFYTSRLINEQLPKGESHWNIKLDELYLIAVLEFKFKNGSPDRYLHNIALTNTDTHEIFYNKLGYKFLELPNFVKTEEELETDLDRWFYLLKNMSQLEKIPAVLNKRIFQQVFKIAELSNLTKEEKAMYDSSLKAKWDYENSIAFAEERGIEKGREEGMEKGMEKGIEKGIEKGKYDVAIEMKKEGITNSQIAKFTKLPIEVIEKL; encoded by the coding sequence ATGGAACAAAAAATTGGCCGCTTTATTGATCCCTTGAGCGATTTTGGGTTTAAAAGGTTATTTGGGAGCGAGCCGCAGAAAGATATACTGATTGATTTTTTAAACCAATTGTTCCTGGGCCAAAAGGAAATTGCCGATTTAACTTATAGCCCCACCGAATACGCTGGCGATACCGATAAAATCAAGAAAGTTTTTTTCGATTTACATTGCACGGGCAAAAACGGCGAAAAATTCATCATCGAAATGCAAAAGGCCGAGCAGCGGAATTTTAAAGACAGGGCCGTATTTTATACCTCGCGCCTCATTAACGAACAATTGCCCAAAGGCGAGAGCCACTGGAATATCAAACTGGACGAGCTATACCTGATAGCCGTACTGGAGTTTAAATTCAAGAATGGCAGCCCTGACCGGTATTTACATAATATAGCCTTGACTAACACCGATACACACGAAATATTTTACAATAAATTGGGTTATAAGTTTTTAGAATTACCTAATTTTGTTAAAACAGAAGAAGAACTGGAAACCGACCTTGACCGTTGGTTTTACCTGTTAAAGAATATGAGCCAACTGGAAAAGATTCCCGCCGTATTAAATAAGCGTATTTTTCAGCAGGTATTCAAGATAGCCGAATTAAGTAATCTGACGAAGGAGGAAAAAGCGATGTACGATTCAAGTTTAAAAGCCAAATGGGACTATGAAAACTCGATAGCTTTTGCAGAAGAGAGAGGTATAGAAAAAGGCCGTGAAGAAGGAATGGAAAAAGGGATGGAAAAAGGCATTGAAAAAGGCATTGAAAAAGGCAAATACGATGTTGCTATTGAAATGAAGAAAGAAGGCATCACAAATTCACAGATAGCCAAATTCACCAAGCTTCCTATTGAGGTGATTGAAAAATTATAA
- a CDS encoding DUF1599 domain-containing protein: MANTAEEYKAVIKVCRDLFLKKTRDYGTAWRILRPESVTDQIFIKAQRIRTLEEKKVSMVDDDVVGEYIGIINYCVIAMMQIELKAGTPMELPVDDVSQLFDLKINETEELMFAKNHDYGEAWRDMRISSLTDLILMKLLRVKQIEDNKGLTLASEGVKANYQDMLNYAVFALIKIQSNHTIQTS, translated from the coding sequence ATGGCAAACACAGCAGAAGAATACAAAGCAGTAATTAAAGTATGCCGCGATCTTTTCTTAAAAAAGACTCGCGATTATGGTACGGCATGGCGCATATTGCGCCCGGAATCGGTAACCGACCAGATTTTTATTAAGGCGCAGCGCATCCGCACGCTCGAAGAAAAAAAGGTGTCGATGGTTGATGATGATGTAGTAGGAGAATACATCGGTATTATCAATTATTGCGTAATCGCGATGATGCAGATCGAGTTGAAGGCCGGAACACCGATGGAACTTCCCGTAGATGATGTAAGTCAGCTTTTTGATTTAAAGATTAACGAGACTGAAGAGTTGATGTTTGCCAAAAATCATGACTATGGCGAGGCCTGGCGGGATATGCGTATCAGTTCGTTAACAGATCTGATCCTGATGAAACTGCTGCGTGTAAAGCAGATAGAAGATAACAAGGGCTTAACCTTGGCATCCGAGGGTGTAAAAGCCAATTACCAGGATATGTTGAACTATGCAGTTTTCGCTTTAATTAAAATACAATCCAACCATACCATTCAAACTTCCTGA